In one Vulgatibacter incomptus genomic region, the following are encoded:
- a CDS encoding Hsp70 family protein, with protein sequence MASVRKARYVVGIDLGTTHSAMGFSPIGKKAIEIFRVPQLVAPGEVAELPLLPSTVYLPAEGELPAGATRLPWGDEPPYVVGELARRLGSKVPGRLVASAKSWLSNAGVDRTAAILPWGAPDDVPRLSPVEASARILAHMRAAWDAAHPANPLAAQEVILTVPASFDEVARELTVEATRRAGLPRARLLEEPQAAFYDFILQHEEGLADAIGDARLALVVDVGGGTTDLTLVQLSPRPSGPPALERIAVGDHLVLGGDNMDVTLARHVEAKLGAKLDAAQWSALVQASRQAKEALLSGQGPAEYGISVLGRGTKLLGGGLSYKLEASEAAGILLDGFLPKTARDELPARKGRVALTELGLPFASDPGISRHVNAFLRRHAQAAAMTGARMADGLPRPDVLLLNGGVFNAPAVTKRLGEVFEGWFPGDPVPLLSHASLDLAVARGATYYGLVRRGLGVRIAGGSPRAYFVAVEGKGGHRAALCVAPRGMEEGSALEVESRTFELVVGQPVTFPLYSSSADRSDAVGDVVDLDDELEPLPPLHTVLRVGEAEAGAKPAAGRERTEAVRLGSGLTEIGTLELSLRTVEPPERRWRLEFSLRGEGGGAAVAPIDQLPKRFEEARDLVERVFGKTAQAVDAKEIKNVWRSLEKILGARDGWSSAVNRELWGVVFGGAQKRRRSADHERVWFQLAGFCLRPGFGAPLDRWRASELWKIFQQGVQYTTEKANWSEWWILWRRVAGGLDEGEQRQILEWVRPWLKPPEGRFPAKPRGPKAEGLDEMVRLLVSLERLPASDKVEAGRWILHRMEGGRASWWPLGRLGARQPFYGSAHDVVPQQTASDWVERLLPLDWKKAEGASFAAAQLARATGDRSRDLSEELRGKVASKLAAAGAPEGWSRMVREVTELDVQDEMRVFGDTLPAGLRLIPSAA encoded by the coding sequence ATGGCTTCCGTGCGCAAGGCCCGATACGTGGTCGGGATCGACCTCGGCACCACCCACTCGGCGATGGGCTTCAGCCCGATCGGCAAGAAGGCCATCGAGATCTTCCGGGTGCCGCAGCTCGTGGCGCCCGGCGAGGTGGCCGAGCTCCCGCTCCTTCCCTCGACGGTCTACCTGCCGGCCGAGGGCGAGCTCCCCGCCGGCGCCACCCGGCTGCCGTGGGGCGACGAGCCTCCCTACGTGGTGGGAGAGCTCGCGCGCCGCCTCGGGAGCAAGGTGCCCGGGCGCCTCGTGGCCTCGGCCAAGAGCTGGCTCTCGAACGCTGGTGTCGACCGTACTGCTGCGATCCTCCCCTGGGGCGCGCCCGACGACGTGCCGAGGCTCTCGCCGGTGGAGGCGTCGGCGCGGATCCTGGCGCACATGCGCGCCGCCTGGGACGCTGCGCATCCGGCGAATCCCCTCGCTGCACAGGAGGTGATCCTCACCGTTCCGGCCTCGTTCGACGAGGTGGCCCGGGAGCTCACCGTGGAGGCGACGCGGCGCGCAGGCCTCCCCCGCGCCCGCTTGCTCGAGGAGCCCCAGGCCGCGTTCTACGACTTCATCCTCCAGCACGAGGAAGGGCTCGCCGACGCGATCGGCGACGCGCGCCTCGCCCTCGTGGTCGATGTGGGCGGTGGCACCACGGACCTGACGCTGGTGCAGCTCTCGCCGCGTCCCTCGGGGCCTCCCGCCCTCGAGCGGATCGCGGTTGGCGACCACCTGGTGCTCGGCGGCGACAACATGGACGTGACCCTCGCGCGCCACGTGGAGGCGAAGCTCGGCGCGAAGCTCGACGCCGCCCAGTGGTCGGCCCTCGTCCAGGCCAGCCGCCAGGCGAAGGAGGCGCTGCTCTCGGGGCAGGGGCCCGCCGAATACGGCATCTCCGTTCTCGGCCGCGGCACGAAGCTCCTCGGCGGCGGGCTGAGCTACAAGCTCGAGGCCTCCGAGGCCGCGGGGATCCTCCTCGACGGCTTCCTTCCCAAGACGGCGCGGGACGAGCTTCCCGCGCGGAAGGGGCGCGTGGCCCTCACCGAGCTGGGACTCCCCTTCGCCTCCGATCCGGGGATCTCACGCCACGTGAACGCCTTCCTGCGGCGGCACGCCCAGGCCGCGGCGATGACGGGCGCGCGCATGGCGGACGGGCTCCCGCGGCCCGACGTCCTCCTCCTGAACGGCGGCGTCTTCAACGCGCCCGCGGTCACCAAGCGCCTCGGCGAGGTTTTCGAAGGCTGGTTCCCCGGCGATCCGGTGCCGCTCCTCTCCCACGCGTCCCTCGATCTCGCGGTGGCGCGCGGGGCCACCTATTACGGGCTGGTGCGCCGGGGGCTGGGCGTGCGGATCGCCGGCGGCTCGCCCAGGGCCTATTTCGTGGCCGTGGAGGGGAAGGGCGGCCATCGGGCCGCGCTCTGCGTGGCGCCGCGAGGCATGGAGGAGGGCAGCGCTCTCGAAGTGGAGAGCCGCACCTTCGAGCTCGTCGTCGGCCAGCCCGTGACCTTCCCGCTCTACAGCTCGTCCGCCGATCGCTCCGACGCGGTGGGCGACGTGGTCGACCTGGACGACGAGCTCGAGCCGCTCCCGCCGCTCCACACCGTCCTCCGCGTGGGCGAGGCGGAGGCGGGAGCCAAGCCCGCCGCAGGTCGCGAGCGCACCGAGGCCGTGCGCCTGGGCTCCGGCCTCACCGAGATCGGCACCCTCGAGCTCTCGCTGCGCACCGTCGAGCCGCCCGAGAGACGTTGGCGCCTCGAGTTCTCCCTCCGGGGCGAGGGTGGGGGCGCGGCGGTGGCGCCCATCGATCAGCTCCCGAAGCGCTTCGAAGAGGCGCGGGACCTCGTGGAGCGGGTCTTCGGAAAGACCGCCCAGGCCGTCGACGCCAAGGAGATCAAGAACGTCTGGCGATCCCTGGAGAAGATCCTCGGAGCCCGCGACGGCTGGTCGTCTGCGGTCAACCGCGAGCTATGGGGCGTGGTCTTCGGCGGCGCCCAGAAGAGGCGGCGCTCGGCGGACCACGAGCGGGTCTGGTTCCAGCTCGCCGGCTTCTGCCTGCGGCCGGGCTTCGGCGCGCCCCTTGATCGCTGGCGCGCCAGCGAGCTGTGGAAGATCTTCCAACAGGGGGTGCAGTACACCACGGAGAAGGCGAACTGGTCCGAGTGGTGGATCCTGTGGCGGCGCGTGGCCGGCGGCCTCGATGAGGGCGAGCAGCGGCAGATCCTCGAGTGGGTGCGCCCCTGGCTCAAGCCGCCCGAGGGGCGCTTCCCCGCCAAGCCCAGGGGGCCCAAGGCCGAGGGCCTCGACGAGATGGTGCGGCTCCTCGTGTCGCTCGAGCGCCTCCCGGCCTCGGACAAGGTCGAGGCGGGGCGCTGGATCCTCCACCGCATGGAGGGGGGCAGGGCGTCGTGGTGGCCTCTCGGCAGGCTGGGCGCCCGGCAGCCCTTCTACGGCAGCGCCCACGACGTCGTCCCCCAGCAGACGGCGTCGGATTGGGTCGAGCGCCTGCTCCCCCTGGACTGGAAGAAGGCCGAGGGCGCGTCGTTCGCTGCGGCCCAGCTCGCCAGGGCCACGGGCGACAGGTCCCGCGACCTCTCCGAGGAGCTGCGCGGCAAGGTCGCCTCGAAGCTCGCGGCGGCGGGAGCGCCCGAGGGCTGGAGCCGGATGGTCCGGGAGGTGACCGAGCTCGACGTCCAGGACGAGATGCGGGTCTTCGGCGACACGCTGCCCGCCGGCCTGCGGCTGATCCCCTCCGCCGCCTAG
- a CDS encoding UBP-type zinc finger domain-containing protein, whose translation MRTGGKWVELRLCLTCGHVGCCNSSPGRHAEQHFASTGHPIIRAFSQAEDWAWCYADEAYLGTEEIDQALDAGHRHQLRASANQTPRLGFWMMQELGLPMLQ comes from the coding sequence TTGCGAACCGGAGGCAAGTGGGTCGAGCTTCGGCTCTGCCTGACCTGCGGGCACGTAGGCTGCTGCAACAGCTCCCCGGGCCGGCACGCCGAGCAGCACTTCGCGTCGACGGGCCATCCGATCATCCGCGCGTTCTCGCAGGCGGAGGACTGGGCCTGGTGCTACGCCGACGAGGCCTACCTCGGGACCGAGGAGATCGATCAGGCGCTCGACGCCGGACACCGTCACCAGCTCCGGGCCAGCGCAAACCAGACGCCGCGCCTCGGCTTCTGGATGATGCAGGAGCTCGGCTTGCCGATGCTTCAGTGA
- a CDS encoding Hsp70 family protein, protein MASPTYVIGIDLGTTNVGLAGAPAEGDSVPAVFPLPQVVHSGEVSDRDLLPSFLYVPGEVELPAGAIALPWASDRDFVVGSFARDQGARVPARLVSSAKSWLSHAGVDRHAAILPWGSPDEVRKVSPVEASARYLGHVREAWNAAHPESPLEEQELVLTVPASFDAVARELTVEAAHAAGLGERLTLLEEPQAALYAWVSASGEGWRKQVQVGDLILVCDIGGGTVDFSLIAVLEEEGNLQLSRVAVGDHILLGGDNMDLALAHTVKARLEAEGKSLDDWQLRALTHGCRVAKEGLFADPSLGAMPVVIPGRGSKLVGGAIRSELSRAELDATLVDGFFPRVASDARPQLPRRLGLTALGLPFAHDPGVTRHLAAFLGRQLGAAVVLPEGVHAEGRSFLHPTAVLFNGGVTKAPLLRDRIVEVLDGWIAAEGGRKVTVLEGADPDLAVCRGAAYYGRVRRGLGVRIRGGTARSYYVGMERAELAVPGIPPRIDAICVAPFGMEEGSETTLPGTLGLVVGEPAAFRFFASSTRREDPIGAMIEPTGLDELAPIETTLQGEQGQIVPVRLHAKVTEVGTLELSAEEEASGRRWKLEYDVRGE, encoded by the coding sequence GTGGCCTCGCCGACCTACGTCATCGGTATCGACCTGGGGACCACCAACGTGGGCCTCGCTGGGGCGCCCGCCGAGGGCGACTCCGTCCCTGCGGTCTTTCCGTTGCCGCAGGTCGTGCACTCGGGCGAGGTCTCCGACCGCGACCTGCTCCCCTCCTTCCTCTACGTCCCCGGAGAGGTGGAGCTCCCCGCCGGCGCGATCGCGCTTCCGTGGGCGTCCGACCGCGACTTCGTCGTGGGTTCCTTCGCCCGGGATCAGGGGGCGCGGGTCCCGGCCCGTCTGGTGTCGTCGGCCAAGAGCTGGCTCTCCCACGCCGGCGTCGATCGCCACGCCGCGATCCTGCCGTGGGGCTCGCCCGACGAAGTCCGGAAGGTCTCGCCCGTCGAGGCCTCCGCCCGCTACCTCGGCCACGTGCGCGAGGCCTGGAACGCGGCCCATCCCGAGTCGCCTCTCGAGGAGCAGGAGCTCGTCCTCACCGTGCCGGCCTCCTTCGACGCCGTTGCGCGGGAGCTCACGGTGGAGGCCGCGCACGCCGCCGGGCTCGGCGAGCGACTGACGCTGCTGGAGGAGCCCCAGGCCGCGCTCTACGCCTGGGTGTCGGCGAGCGGCGAGGGCTGGCGCAAGCAGGTCCAGGTCGGCGACCTGATCCTGGTCTGCGACATCGGCGGCGGCACCGTCGACTTCTCGCTCATCGCGGTCCTGGAGGAGGAGGGCAACCTCCAGCTCTCCCGCGTGGCCGTCGGCGACCACATCCTGCTGGGCGGCGACAACATGGATCTCGCCCTCGCACACACGGTGAAGGCGCGGCTCGAGGCCGAGGGCAAGAGCCTGGACGACTGGCAGCTCCGCGCCCTCACCCACGGGTGCCGCGTCGCCAAGGAGGGCCTCTTCGCGGATCCCTCCCTCGGCGCCATGCCCGTGGTGATCCCGGGGCGGGGCAGCAAGCTCGTCGGCGGCGCGATCCGCTCGGAGCTCTCGCGCGCCGAGCTCGACGCCACCCTGGTCGACGGCTTCTTCCCCCGAGTGGCCAGCGACGCGAGGCCGCAGCTCCCGCGGCGCCTGGGCCTCACCGCCCTCGGGCTGCCGTTCGCCCACGATCCCGGCGTCACGCGGCACCTCGCCGCCTTCCTCGGGAGGCAGCTCGGCGCCGCGGTGGTGCTGCCGGAGGGCGTCCACGCGGAGGGGCGCAGCTTCCTCCACCCGACCGCCGTGCTCTTCAACGGCGGCGTCACCAAGGCGCCGCTCCTGCGCGATCGGATCGTCGAGGTCCTCGATGGCTGGATCGCCGCGGAGGGCGGGCGGAAGGTGACGGTCCTGGAGGGAGCGGATCCCGACCTCGCGGTCTGCCGTGGCGCGGCCTACTACGGCCGGGTGCGGCGGGGCCTGGGCGTGCGGATCCGCGGCGGCACCGCGCGCTCCTACTACGTGGGCATGGAGCGGGCCGAGCTCGCCGTCCCCGGGATCCCGCCGAGGATCGACGCGATCTGCGTGGCGCCCTTCGGGATGGAGGAGGGGAGCGAGACCACGCTCCCCGGCACGCTCGGGCTGGTGGTGGGCGAGCCGGCGGCCTTCCGCTTCTTCGCGTCCTCGACGAGGCGCGAGGATCCGATCGGCGCCATGATCGAGCCCACGGGCCTCGACGAGCTCGCTCCCATCGAGACCACGCTGCAGGGCGAGCAGGGCCAGATCGTGCCCGTGCGCCTGCACGCGAAGGTGACCGAGGTCGGCACCCTCGAGCTCTCCGCCGAGGAGGAGGCGAGCGGCCGTCGCTGGAAGCTCGAGTACGACGTTCGCGGAGAGTGA
- a CDS encoding DUF2760 domain-containing protein: METSRLGFFARLWMAIWLPWKVLFDGLAASLVQKSLERGEVPALPAPAPAPKAPEAPRVVEPKAPSKEEQAASALQLLAILQRDGRFVDFLQEEIAAASDDQVGAAARIVHEGCRKALAQYVRFAPIRDEEEGAAVTVPAGFDAARVRLTGNVTGQPPFRGRLAHPGWKATEVRFPTLAAGHEATVIAPAEVEL, translated from the coding sequence ATGGAAACGAGTCGTCTCGGGTTCTTCGCCCGGCTGTGGATGGCAATCTGGTTGCCCTGGAAGGTGCTCTTCGACGGGCTGGCCGCATCGCTCGTCCAGAAGAGCCTGGAACGCGGCGAGGTCCCCGCGCTCCCCGCGCCGGCGCCTGCGCCGAAGGCCCCGGAGGCGCCTCGGGTCGTGGAGCCGAAGGCCCCCTCGAAGGAGGAGCAGGCCGCCTCGGCGCTCCAGCTCCTCGCGATCCTCCAGCGCGACGGCCGCTTCGTCGACTTCCTCCAGGAGGAGATCGCCGCCGCCAGCGACGATCAGGTCGGCGCCGCCGCGCGCATCGTCCACGAAGGCTGCCGAAAGGCCCTCGCGCAGTACGTGCGCTTCGCGCCGATCCGCGACGAGGAGGAGGGCGCCGCCGTGACGGTCCCCGCCGGCTTCGACGCGGCCCGCGTGCGCCTCACCGGCAACGTGACCGGGCAGCCTCCGTTCCGTGGAAGGCTCGCTCACCCTGGGTGGAAGGCGACCGAAGTCCGGTTCCCCACGCTGGCCGCGGGCCACGAGGCGACCGTGATCGCCCCTGCCGAGGTGGAGCTCTAG
- a CDS encoding succinic semialdehyde dehydrogenase — translation MESESVRPSAGGRPAAAKASGARGRIDQGMLDRLSSRVTSLGGRDAIPVYLPFSGEVLGHVPRCNAEDVREAARRAGEAQRIWSHTRPAHRRRIFLRFHDRVLSRQDEILDLIQLESGKARRHAFEEVMDTAIVSRYYANSAEEHLKARKRRGAIPGMTTTWETFQPKGVVGFISPWNYPLILSITDAIPALLAGNGVVLKPDHETPFSALWAVELLVDSGLPPSLFQVVTGQGSEIGPALIESVDFISFTGSTETGRKIARDAGEKLIDCSLELGGKNAMIVLADADLEKAVAGAVQGCFTSGGQSCISIERLYVHSKIYETFVHRFVEKTRALRLGSALDYGVDMGSLTSSRQLHAVEAHVEEAVAKGASVLAGGRSRPDLGPYFYEPTILENVQGEMRVFRDETFGPVVSVYRFRSDDEAVERANDSRYGLSASVWTRDHAKGRAIAEQVRAGTVNINEPYAAAWGSVDSPMGGIKDSGIGRRHGREGIRKYTESKTIAHERGPLLAAPQGATAGRRYSQLMTGLLQAWRRIPGIG, via the coding sequence ATGGAGAGCGAATCGGTACGGCCTTCCGCTGGCGGCAGGCCCGCCGCTGCCAAGGCGAGCGGAGCCCGCGGGCGGATCGACCAGGGGATGCTGGATCGTCTCTCCTCCCGCGTGACGAGCCTGGGCGGGAGGGACGCGATCCCCGTGTACCTCCCGTTCTCCGGCGAGGTGCTCGGCCACGTCCCGAGGTGCAACGCCGAGGACGTCCGCGAAGCGGCCCGGCGCGCCGGCGAGGCGCAGCGCATCTGGTCCCACACCCGCCCGGCGCACCGGAGGCGGATCTTCCTGCGGTTCCACGATCGCGTCCTGTCGCGCCAGGACGAGATCCTCGATCTCATCCAGCTCGAGAGCGGCAAGGCGAGGCGCCACGCGTTCGAGGAGGTGATGGATACCGCTATCGTCTCGCGCTACTACGCCAACTCGGCAGAGGAACACCTGAAGGCCCGCAAGCGCAGGGGCGCCATCCCGGGGATGACCACCACCTGGGAGACCTTCCAGCCCAAGGGCGTGGTCGGTTTCATCTCGCCCTGGAACTACCCGCTGATCCTCTCCATCACCGACGCGATCCCCGCGCTGCTCGCCGGGAACGGGGTCGTGCTCAAGCCCGACCATGAGACGCCCTTCTCGGCGCTGTGGGCGGTTGAGCTCCTGGTGGATTCGGGCCTCCCTCCGAGCCTCTTCCAGGTGGTCACCGGCCAGGGGAGCGAGATCGGGCCGGCGCTGATCGAATCGGTCGACTTCATCTCGTTCACGGGCAGCACGGAGACGGGCCGGAAGATCGCCCGAGACGCCGGCGAGAAGCTCATCGACTGCTCGCTCGAGCTCGGCGGCAAGAACGCGATGATCGTCCTCGCGGATGCCGACCTCGAGAAGGCGGTGGCGGGAGCGGTGCAAGGCTGCTTCACGAGCGGTGGGCAGAGCTGCATCTCCATCGAGCGCCTCTACGTGCACTCGAAGATCTACGAGACTTTCGTCCACCGCTTCGTGGAGAAGACGCGGGCGCTCCGCTTGGGCTCGGCCCTCGACTACGGCGTCGACATGGGCTCGCTGACTTCGAGCAGGCAGCTCCACGCGGTGGAGGCGCACGTGGAGGAGGCCGTCGCCAAGGGCGCGAGCGTCCTCGCCGGCGGGCGATCTCGCCCGGATCTCGGCCCGTACTTCTACGAGCCCACGATCCTCGAGAACGTGCAGGGGGAGATGCGGGTCTTTCGTGACGAGACCTTCGGCCCGGTGGTCTCGGTCTACCGCTTCCGGAGCGACGACGAGGCCGTCGAGCGCGCAAACGACAGCCGCTACGGCCTCTCCGCGAGCGTCTGGACCCGGGATCACGCCAAGGGGCGGGCGATCGCGGAGCAGGTCCGGGCCGGCACCGTGAACATCAACGAGCCCTACGCCGCAGCCTGGGGGAGCGTCGACTCCCCCATGGGCGGCATCAAGGACTCGGGGATCGGCAGGCGCCACGGGCGCGAAGGCATCCGCAAGTACACCGAGTCGAAGACCATCGCCCACGAGAGGGGGCCGCTCCTCGCCGCGCCCCAGGGAGCCACGGCGGGCCGCCGCTATTCCCAGCTGATGACGGGCCTGCTCCAAGCCTGGCGACGGATCCCGGGAATCGGGTGA
- a CDS encoding efflux RND transporter permease subunit, with protein sequence MIEKLIDLCARNKFLVLLVTGFACVASWMAIQRAPLDAIPDLSDPQVIIYTEWMGRSPGLIEDQVTYPITTSLLSAPHVTDVRGFSMFGMSFVHVLFEEGTDIYWARSRVLEYLSSLRGKLPDGVEPQLGPDATGVGWVYQYALVDRSGKHDPASLRTFQDYTLRYALTAVPGVAEVASVGGYQKQYQITVDPNRLRAYGITLAEVGEAIRRSNGDVGGRILEMSGREYFVRGRGYLKSLSDLEKVTVRASSSGTPVLVRDIGTVAFGGDIRRGVAELDGEGEAVGAIVVMRQGENALAVIERVKERLEELKPSFPEGVELVVAYDRSELIGHAVETLKGTLLEEGLVVALVILLFLLHFRSALVPILVLPVSVALAFIPMRWLGISSNLMSLGGIAIAIGAMVDATIVLVENAHKKLEQAKPRTAAERVETIIAAAKEVGPAIFFSLLVVTVSFFPVFALEGQPGRLFKPLAFTKTFAMFFSAVLAVTLAPALMVLLIKGKIHPEEKHPISRFLIAIYKPFVFVALRNPKTTVAIGVAAVISTIPLIPRLGSEFMPTLDEGDVLFMPTTFPNVSIEEVKASLQQQDRILKSFPEVISVFGKAGRAESATDPAPLSMVETVARLKPRSEWRMVPREPWWSGWTPEVLAPVLRTVFPDQRQITTDELFALMNDALAMPGWTNALTMPIKTRIDMLATGVRTPVGVKIFGNDLAEIEQAGTALEQLLSTVPGTRSSFYERSLGGLYVDVVPDRDALARYGLTIADVNEVVELALGGEPVTTTIEGRSRFTVNLRYPRDLRDDPDRLREALVPVTRVEESEGEALPMQPAPALGAPAASRLVHVPLGQLADVKVVSGPPMIRNENGMLAGYLFVDVDAARTDLGGYVKRAKALVDEARADGRLLLPQGTILKWTGQYELMERMAEKMKVIVPLTLLLIVVLLYLHFRNVIETLIVLLSVPFAMVGSIWLLWLLDYRLSTAVYVGMIALVGLAAETGIVMIVYLDRAFERRKAAGKIRNFDDIVWAHLEGTVMRVRPKLMTVATTAVGLVPILWSTGAGADVMKRIAAPMVGGLVTSVFLTLEIIPVVYTWWRLWELKQEKKREAEEAMLEAG encoded by the coding sequence GTGATCGAGAAGCTGATCGATCTCTGCGCCCGGAACAAATTCCTGGTGCTCCTCGTCACCGGCTTCGCCTGTGTCGCCTCGTGGATGGCGATCCAGCGCGCGCCGCTCGACGCGATCCCCGACCTCTCCGACCCGCAGGTCATCATCTACACCGAGTGGATGGGACGGAGCCCCGGGCTCATCGAGGACCAGGTCACCTACCCGATCACCACCTCGCTCCTCTCGGCGCCCCACGTCACCGACGTCCGCGGCTTCTCGATGTTCGGGATGAGCTTCGTGCACGTCCTCTTCGAGGAGGGCACGGACATCTACTGGGCCCGCAGCCGCGTCCTCGAGTACCTCTCCAGCCTGCGAGGCAAGCTCCCCGACGGCGTGGAGCCCCAGCTCGGCCCCGACGCCACCGGCGTGGGCTGGGTCTACCAGTACGCGCTGGTGGATCGGAGCGGCAAACACGACCCGGCCTCGCTGCGCACCTTCCAGGACTACACGCTCCGATACGCCCTCACCGCGGTGCCGGGTGTCGCCGAGGTCGCCAGCGTCGGCGGCTACCAGAAGCAGTACCAGATCACGGTCGACCCCAACCGCCTCCGGGCCTACGGGATCACGCTGGCGGAGGTCGGCGAGGCGATCCGCCGCTCGAACGGCGACGTGGGCGGACGGATCCTGGAGATGAGCGGCCGCGAGTACTTCGTCCGCGGCCGCGGCTACCTGAAGAGCCTCTCGGACCTCGAGAAGGTGACGGTTCGCGCCTCGTCGAGCGGCACGCCGGTGCTGGTCCGCGACATCGGGACGGTGGCCTTCGGCGGCGACATCCGCCGGGGCGTCGCCGAGCTCGACGGCGAGGGCGAGGCGGTGGGCGCCATCGTGGTGATGCGCCAGGGCGAGAACGCCCTCGCGGTGATCGAGAGGGTGAAGGAGCGACTCGAGGAGCTGAAGCCGTCCTTCCCCGAGGGCGTCGAGCTCGTAGTCGCCTACGACCGCTCAGAGCTGATCGGCCACGCGGTCGAGACGCTGAAGGGGACGCTGCTGGAGGAGGGGCTCGTCGTCGCCCTCGTGATCCTCCTCTTCCTCCTCCACTTCCGCAGCGCGCTGGTGCCGATCCTCGTGCTCCCGGTCTCGGTGGCCCTCGCGTTCATCCCGATGCGCTGGCTCGGGATCTCCTCGAACCTCATGAGCCTGGGCGGCATCGCCATCGCCATCGGCGCGATGGTGGACGCCACGATCGTCCTCGTCGAGAACGCCCACAAGAAGCTCGAGCAGGCGAAGCCGCGCACCGCCGCCGAGCGCGTCGAGACGATCATCGCCGCGGCGAAGGAGGTCGGACCCGCGATCTTCTTCTCGCTCCTGGTGGTGACCGTCTCCTTCTTCCCGGTCTTCGCGCTGGAAGGGCAGCCCGGCCGACTCTTCAAGCCGCTGGCCTTCACCAAGACCTTCGCGATGTTCTTCTCGGCGGTGCTGGCGGTGACCCTGGCGCCGGCGCTGATGGTCCTCCTGATCAAGGGGAAGATCCATCCGGAGGAGAAGCACCCGATCTCGCGATTCCTCATCGCGATCTACAAGCCCTTCGTCTTCGTCGCCCTGCGCAACCCGAAGACCACGGTGGCCATCGGGGTGGCGGCGGTGATCTCGACGATCCCGCTGATCCCGAGGCTCGGCAGCGAGTTCATGCCCACCCTCGACGAGGGCGACGTCCTCTTCATGCCGACCACCTTCCCCAATGTTTCGATCGAGGAGGTGAAGGCGTCGCTCCAGCAGCAGGATCGGATCCTGAAGAGCTTCCCCGAGGTGATCTCGGTCTTCGGCAAGGCGGGGCGGGCGGAGAGCGCCACCGATCCGGCGCCGCTCTCGATGGTGGAGACCGTGGCGCGGCTCAAGCCCCGGAGCGAGTGGCGGATGGTCCCGCGCGAGCCTTGGTGGAGCGGGTGGACACCGGAGGTGCTCGCGCCGGTGCTGCGCACGGTCTTCCCCGACCAGCGGCAGATCACGACCGACGAGCTCTTCGCCCTGATGAACGACGCCCTGGCCATGCCGGGGTGGACCAACGCCCTGACCATGCCGATCAAGACCCGGATCGACATGCTCGCCACGGGCGTCCGCACGCCGGTGGGCGTGAAGATCTTCGGCAACGACCTCGCGGAGATCGAGCAGGCGGGCACGGCGCTCGAACAGCTCCTGTCCACGGTCCCCGGCACCCGCAGCTCTTTCTACGAGCGGAGCCTGGGCGGTCTCTACGTGGACGTGGTCCCCGACCGCGACGCGCTCGCCCGCTACGGCCTCACAATCGCCGACGTGAACGAGGTGGTCGAGCTCGCGCTCGGCGGCGAGCCCGTCACCACGACGATCGAGGGGCGCAGCCGCTTCACCGTGAACCTGCGCTATCCGCGGGATCTGCGCGACGATCCCGATCGCCTCCGCGAGGCCCTCGTCCCCGTGACCCGGGTGGAAGAATCCGAGGGCGAGGCCTTGCCGATGCAGCCCGCTCCCGCCCTCGGCGCGCCGGCGGCTTCGCGGCTGGTGCACGTCCCCCTCGGACAGCTCGCCGACGTGAAGGTGGTGAGCGGGCCGCCGATGATCCGCAACGAGAACGGGATGCTCGCCGGCTATCTCTTCGTGGACGTGGACGCCGCCCGCACCGACCTCGGCGGATACGTGAAGCGGGCGAAGGCCCTCGTGGACGAGGCGAGGGCAGACGGCAGGCTCTTGCTCCCTCAGGGGACGATCCTCAAGTGGACCGGCCAGTACGAGCTGATGGAGCGCATGGCGGAGAAGATGAAGGTCATCGTCCCGCTCACGCTCCTGCTCATCGTGGTCCTGCTCTACCTCCACTTCCGGAACGTGATCGAGACGCTGATCGTCCTGCTCTCCGTGCCGTTCGCGATGGTGGGGAGCATCTGGCTGCTTTGGCTCCTCGACTACCGGCTCTCCACCGCGGTCTACGTGGGGATGATCGCGCTGGTGGGCCTCGCCGCCGAGACGGGCATCGTGATGATCGTCTACCTCGACCGCGCCTTCGAGAGGCGAAAGGCGGCGGGGAAGATCCGCAACTTCGACGACATCGTCTGGGCCCACCTGGAGGGCACGGTGATGCGGGTGCGGCCGAAGCTGATGACGGTGGCCACCACCGCCGTCGGCCTCGTGCCGATCCTCTGGTCCACCGGCGCCGGCGCCGACGTGATGAAGCGGATCGCCGCGCCGATGGTGGGCGGCCTGGTGACCTCGGTCTTCCTCACCCTCGAGATCATCCCGGTGGTCTACACCTGGTGGCGCCTCTGGGAGCTGAAGCAGGAGAAGAAGCGGGAGGCAGAGGAAGCGATGCTCGAAGCCGGCTAG